One window of the Armatimonadota bacterium genome contains the following:
- the cmoA gene encoding carboxy-S-adenosyl-L-methionine synthase CmoA gives MAKDEVFAKPRDMNSDFKFDETVTTVFDDMVSRSVPFYEELQRMTGEMAVDFAVDGTNLYDLGCATGTTFLYLDPLVSPGVKFVGIDNSSEMIKKADEKMKEHHLAHAYEFIEADLNKGLLIENASVVVMILTLQFVRPLYRQHVIREVANGLNENGCLILIEKLVHSDSLFNRLFIKYYYDMKRRKGYSEMEISQKREALENVLIPYRMEENRDLLLSEGFRYCEEFFRWYNFCGMVAVK, from the coding sequence ATGGCAAAGGATGAAGTTTTCGCGAAACCGCGCGATATGAATAGTGATTTCAAGTTCGATGAGACCGTGACGACCGTCTTCGACGACATGGTCAGCCGCTCGGTGCCATTCTATGAAGAGCTTCAGCGCATGACCGGGGAGATGGCGGTGGATTTTGCCGTTGACGGAACGAACCTCTACGATCTTGGCTGCGCGACCGGCACTACATTCCTGTATCTGGACCCGCTGGTCAGTCCGGGCGTGAAGTTCGTTGGCATAGACAACTCGAGCGAGATGATCAAGAAGGCGGATGAGAAGATGAAAGAACATCATCTAGCCCACGCCTACGAGTTCATCGAAGCCGATCTGAACAAGGGATTGCTCATTGAGAATGCCTCGGTAGTCGTGATGATCCTGACGCTGCAGTTCGTGCGTCCCCTCTACCGCCAGCATGTGATAAGAGAGGTCGCCAATGGGCTAAACGAGAATGGGTGCCTCATTCTCATAGAGAAGCTCGTCCACTCAGACTCCCTTTTCAACCGTCTCTTCATCAAGTACTACTACGATATGAAACGTCGCAAGGGGTACTCGGAGATGGAGATATCCCAGAAGCGCGAAGCGTTGGAGAACGTGCTGATCCCGTATAGGATGGAGGAGAACAGGGACCTCCTGCTCAGCGAGGGATTCAGATACTGCGAAGAGTTCTTCCGCTGGTACAACTTCTGTGGAATGGTGGCGGTGAAATAG
- a CDS encoding isoprenylcysteine carboxylmethyltransferase family protein, translated as MTSTNGDEVRSGLFVSLGNFFFFHRNWMFAVVMLGLVIAYRPVYPLGSESLDRWLDVLGIAVILGGQALRAIVIGLAYIVRGGKDGKVYAEGLVTTGFFSHCRNPLYVGNMMVFFGLFIVFNNPLVYLIGVPFVLLVYAAITAAEEAYLRGRFGQEYEDYCGRVRRWLPTLRGLRQTVRGMTFSWARVVIREYGSTYAWTSWLLFLLGYERLAHSTYKQEQAPLVLLLAAWILATVAWLAIGQLKRSHRLVAD; from the coding sequence GTGACGAGCACGAACGGCGACGAAGTGCGCTCCGGACTTTTCGTCAGCCTCGGGAACTTCTTCTTCTTTCACCGAAACTGGATGTTTGCGGTGGTCATGCTGGGGCTGGTCATCGCCTATCGCCCGGTCTATCCCCTGGGCAGCGAGTCGCTGGACAGGTGGCTCGATGTTCTTGGCATCGCAGTCATACTTGGCGGACAGGCCCTGCGTGCGATAGTCATCGGCCTGGCTTACATAGTGCGCGGCGGCAAGGATGGGAAGGTCTACGCCGAGGGTCTTGTCACAACTGGGTTCTTCAGTCATTGTCGCAACCCCCTCTATGTCGGCAACATGATGGTCTTCTTCGGCCTGTTCATCGTCTTCAACAATCCGCTCGTATACCTCATTGGGGTGCCGTTTGTCTTGCTCGTGTACGCCGCCATCACTGCGGCCGAGGAGGCTTATCTGCGCGGGCGATTCGGTCAGGAGTACGAGGACTACTGCGGGCGTGTGAGACGGTGGTTGCCGACTCTGCGCGGCCTTCGCCAAACCGTTCGAGGAATGACGTTCTCATGGGCAAGGGTCGTGATTCGAGAGTACGGCTCGACCTACGCGTGGACATCATGGCTGCTGTTCCTGCTCGGGTATGAGCGGCTGGCTCACTCCACCTACAAGCAAGAACAGGCGCCATTGGTGCTTCTACTGGCAGCCTGGATACTCGCCACAGTCGCCTGGCTCGCGATCGGCCAGTTGAAGCGAAGTCATCGTCTCGTGGCCGACTGA
- a CDS encoding catalase yields the protein MKENERLTTGFGAPVDNDLNSATAGEKGPVLIQDAHLTEKLAHFDRERIPERVVHAKGAGAYGYFEVTKDVTNYTRAKFLSAIGKKTEVFLRFSTVGGEKGSADSERDPRGFAIKFYTEEGNYDMVGNNTPVFFIRDPMKFPDFIHTQKRNPATNLKDPDMFWDFLSLTPESIHQVTILFSDRGTPRSYRHMNGYSSHTYMWYNEKGECVWVQLHFKTEQGIRNFTGPEADAMRGIDPDVATRDLHDAIARGEYPSWRMEVQIMTPEQAKTYRFDPFDITKVWPHADFPPIEIGRLVLNRNPENYFAEVEQAAFSPANFVPGIGPSPDKMLQGRLFSYHDTHRHRLGPNYHLLPVNAPRACEMNSYQRDGAMRLDDNGGGGPNYWPNSFGGASPDPSVAPPAIDVAGMAGRHAYTLGDVDFVQAGALYGKVMTDEDRAHLIGNIVGHLKNAQKRIQLRQTALFYKADPDYGKRVAEGLGLSPEEVKELAAMSQEDRVKATST from the coding sequence ATGAAAGAGAACGAGAGACTCACCACGGGTTTCGGAGCGCCCGTTGACAACGACCTCAACTCCGCAACGGCCGGCGAGAAGGGCCCGGTGTTGATCCAGGACGCGCACCTGACGGAGAAGCTGGCACACTTCGACCGGGAACGGATTCCCGAGCGCGTCGTTCACGCCAAGGGGGCGGGCGCCTACGGGTACTTCGAGGTGACCAAGGACGTCACGAACTACACGCGGGCGAAGTTCCTCTCGGCGATCGGGAAGAAGACCGAGGTCTTCCTCCGCTTCTCCACCGTGGGCGGCGAGAAGGGCTCAGCGGACTCCGAGCGCGACCCCCGCGGGTTCGCGATCAAGTTCTACACCGAGGAAGGCAACTACGACATGGTCGGCAACAACACGCCTGTCTTCTTCATCCGCGACCCGATGAAGTTCCCGGACTTCATCCACACCCAGAAGAGGAATCCGGCGACGAACCTCAAGGATCCGGACATGTTCTGGGACTTCCTCTCGCTGACGCCGGAGTCCATCCATCAGGTGACGATACTCTTCTCGGATCGGGGAACTCCCCGGAGTTACCGCCACATGAACGGATACAGCAGCCACACATATATGTGGTACAACGAGAAGGGCGAATGCGTCTGGGTGCAGCTTCACTTCAAGACCGAGCAGGGAATACGAAACTTCACCGGTCCGGAGGCCGACGCGATGCGCGGCATAGACCCGGACGTCGCGACCCGCGACCTCCATGATGCCATCGCCCGGGGGGAATACCCGTCGTGGAGGATGGAGGTCCAGATCATGACTCCGGAGCAGGCGAAGACCTACCGTTTCGACCCGTTCGACATCACCAAGGTGTGGCCGCACGCGGATTTCCCGCCGATCGAGATCGGGCGGCTGGTGCTGAACCGCAACCCCGAGAACTACTTCGCCGAGGTCGAGCAGGCGGCGTTCTCGCCCGCGAACTTCGTTCCGGGCATCGGACCATCGCCGGACAAGATGCTGCAGGGACGGCTCTTCAGCTACCACGACACGCACCGGCACAGGCTCGGCCCGAACTACCATCTGCTGCCCGTCAATGCTCCGAGAGCGTGCGAGATGAACAGCTACCAGCGCGACGGGGCGATGCGCCTCGACGACAACGGTGGCGGCGGCCCGAATTACTGGCCGAACAGCTTCGGCGGCGCTTCTCCGGATCCAAGCGTCGCTCCCCCAGCGATTGACGTAGCCGGCATGGCGGGCCGCCATGCCTACACCCTCGGAGACGTGGACTTCGTTCAGGCGGGCGCGCTCTACGGCAAGGTCATGACCGATGAGGACCGCGCGCACCTGATCGGCAACATCGTCGGCCACCTGAAAAACGCGCAGAAGCGGATCCAGCTTCGA
- a CDS encoding transcriptional repressor: MAEEDTRVESAVERFQEACRRVGAKVTHQRLVVLRSVVERNDHPDAEAVYESVRKEMPTISLDTVYRTLWFLRDLGILSTVGPPRDRVRFDPDTSTHHHFVCARCGTAHDFRNPEFDELAVPPEIVALGRVETSHVELRGLCTGCLGNEGRQDINGLKGVGS; encoded by the coding sequence ATGGCCGAAGAAGACACGAGAGTCGAGAGCGCGGTCGAACGCTTCCAGGAAGCCTGCAGGCGGGTCGGCGCGAAGGTGACCCATCAGCGGCTGGTCGTTCTGAGATCGGTTGTTGAGAGAAACGACCACCCGGACGCGGAGGCCGTCTATGAGTCGGTGCGCAAGGAGATGCCAACCATCTCACTTGACACCGTTTATCGCACACTCTGGTTTCTGAGGGACCTCGGCATCCTCTCCACGGTAGGACCTCCTAGAGACAGGGTTCGTTTCGACCCGGACACCAGCACCCATCACCACTTCGTATGCGCGCGCTGCGGGACAGCTCACGACTTCCGCAATCCCGAGTTTGACGAACTCGCGGTGCCACCGGAGATCGTTGCGCTCGGAAGGGTCGAGACCTCTCACGTGGAGTTGAGAGGGCTATGCACAGGCTGTCTGGGCAATGAAGGCAGGCAAGACATCAATGGATTGAAAGGAGTAGGATCATGA
- the aqpZ gene encoding aquaporin Z → MSIGKRLFAECIGTFWLVLGGTGSAVLAAAFPGVGIGLLGVSLAFGLTLLTMAYAIGRISGCHINPAVTVGLAVAKKFPWKDVPGYVIFQVIGGIAASAVLYAIASGGPEFSIAGALAANGYAGHSPGQYTMVACLIAEIVMTFMFLLVILKTTEKTAPAGFAPIPIGLMLTLIHLISIPVTNTSVNPARSTGPAVIAGGWALEQLWFFWVFPILGAILAGLVYGALKED, encoded by the coding sequence ATGAGCATCGGCAAGCGTCTCTTTGCGGAGTGCATCGGCACTTTCTGGCTTGTGCTGGGCGGGACCGGCAGCGCGGTTCTCGCCGCGGCCTTCCCCGGTGTGGGAATCGGCCTGCTTGGGGTCTCACTGGCGTTCGGACTGACCCTGCTGACGATGGCATATGCCATCGGGCGGATTTCCGGATGCCACATAAACCCGGCCGTCACAGTCGGATTGGCGGTAGCAAAGAAGTTCCCGTGGAAGGATGTACCGGGCTACGTCATCTTCCAGGTGATCGGCGGGATCGCGGCGTCGGCGGTGCTGTATGCAATCGCAAGCGGCGGTCCGGAGTTCAGTATCGCGGGGGCGCTCGCGGCGAACGGCTATGCCGGGCACTCGCCGGGTCAGTACACCATGGTGGCGTGCCTCATCGCCGAGATCGTAATGACCTTCATGTTCCTGCTGGTCATCCTCAAGACGACAGAGAAAACGGCCCCGGCGGGGTTTGCGCCGATCCCCATCGGCTTGATGCTGACCCTGATACACCTCATCAGCATTCCCGTGACGAACACATCTGTGAACCCCGCTCGAAGCACGGGACCCGCAGTGATCGCAGGCGGATGGGCGCTCGAACAACTCTGGTTCTTCTGGGTCTTCCCGATTCTGGGAGCAATCCTGGCAGGACTGGTCTACGGGGCGCTGAAGGAAGACTGA